A stretch of Pseudorhodobacter turbinis DNA encodes these proteins:
- a CDS encoding branched-chain amino acid ABC transporter permease, with amino-acid sequence MDVFLQVVVNGLLLGGLFAITSVGLTLIFGIVKVVNFAHGEFLMIGMYATFLISSRLGLHPYAAVVAVVPLLFVLGMLTQKLLIEPLMSARNHDIQIFATVGLSTALINLALLLFGADIAATPAYGLRTAIEIGPVRMLVGQIVMFGVATALVIGLHFFMQRTRAGRGIRAVAQNRAAAQLMGINVSRVYMITFGLGAACVGLAACLVAPLYPTSPGIGTYFVLTAFVVVVLGGLGSIGGAFLGAMIIGLIDSLSGFYIGSDMREVAVFGVFLLILILRPQGLFGGRLKLSHVS; translated from the coding sequence ATGGACGTGTTTCTTCAAGTCGTGGTGAACGGCCTGCTGTTGGGTGGGCTTTTTGCCATCACCAGCGTTGGCCTGACGCTTATTTTTGGCATCGTGAAGGTGGTGAATTTCGCCCATGGCGAATTTCTGATGATCGGGATGTATGCTACATTTCTGATTAGCTCACGCTTGGGCCTGCACCCCTATGCTGCGGTTGTTGCGGTGGTGCCCTTGCTTTTCGTGCTGGGGATGCTGACGCAAAAACTGCTGATTGAGCCGCTTATGTCGGCGCGCAATCACGACATTCAGATTTTCGCCACCGTCGGCCTTTCGACTGCGCTGATCAATCTGGCGCTGTTGCTTTTCGGGGCTGATATCGCCGCCACGCCCGCCTACGGCTTGCGCACCGCGATTGAAATCGGGCCTGTCCGTATGCTGGTCGGGCAGATCGTCATGTTCGGTGTCGCCACCGCACTGGTCATCGGACTGCACTTCTTTATGCAGCGCACACGGGCAGGGCGGGGCATTCGCGCCGTCGCCCAAAACCGCGCCGCAGCCCAGCTTATGGGCATCAACGTGAGCCGTGTTTACATGATCACCTTTGGTCTTGGGGCCGCTTGCGTGGGTCTTGCCGCCTGCCTCGTCGCACCGCTTTATCCGACCTCGCCGGGGATCGGGACGTATTTCGTGCTGACGGCCTTTGTCGTCGTGGTTCTTGGTGGTCTCGGCTCTATCGGGGGGGCTTTCCTCGGGGCGATGATCATCGGTTTGATTGACAGCCTTTCGGGTTTCTACATCGGTTCTGACATGCGCGAAGTCGCAGTGTTCGGTGTCTTTCTTCTTATTCTAATCCTGCGTCCGCAGGGCCTGTTCGGAGGGCGACTGAAGCTGTCGCATGTATCATGA